In Lachancea thermotolerans CBS 6340 chromosome H complete sequence, a single genomic region encodes these proteins:
- the MAG1 gene encoding DNA-3-methyladenine glycosylase II (similar to uniprot|P22134 Saccharomyces cerevisiae YER142C MAG1 3-methyl-adenine DNA glycosylase involved in protecting DNA against alkylating agents initiates base excision repair by removing damaged bases to create abasic sites that are subsequently repaired) produces the protein MKRSREETVELPQDFAEKHIDTFVKGCHHILGVDPSLYDALLSKDFQLFLKREQPPMDLNHHFIKLASSILAQQISGAAANSVKNKLMAYYGGHFPTYQEVVETFHKKDVQELRDCGLSARKVQYLESLANYFNDNEKAIEALFEQDNEEIASQLVANIKGIGPWSAKMFLVTSLERMDVFAADDLGIARGCSKYLDCRPEILKELMSKRVQGKTKRSKIVHKKKNWKIYDEDIVEKCGEMFAPYRSIFMFILWRLSSTNIDALAKREKDFVAK, from the coding sequence ATGAAGCGATCTCGTGAAGAAACCGTTGAATTACCTCAAGACTTTGCAGAGAAACATATTGACACCTTTGTCAAAGGATGTCACCACATTCTAGGTGTTGATCCGTCGTTGTACGATGCCTTGCTGTCGAAAGACTTTCAAttgtttctgaagagaGAGCAGCCTCCAATGGACTTGAATCATCATTTTATCAAGCTTGCAAGCAGCATTTTGGCACAGCAAATAAGTGGCGCAGCCGCGAACAGcgtcaaaaacaagttgaTGGCATATTATGGCGGCCATTTCCCGACATATCaggaagttgttgaaacttTCCATAAAAAAGACGTTCAAGAACTCCGAGACTGTGGTTTGTCTGCACGAAAAGTTCAGTACCTGGAGTCACTGGCAAATTATTTCAATGACAACGAAAAGGCCATTGAAGCACTATTTGAGCAAGACAACGAAGAAATTGCATCTCAACTGGTTGCTAACATCAAAGGCATAGGTCCTTGGAGCGCTAAAATGTTTCTGGTAACGAGCCTGGAAAGGATGGATGTTTTTGCCGCTGATGATCTGGGCATAGCAAGAGGGTGCTCTAAATATTTAGACTGCCGTCCGGAAATATTAAAGGAGTTGATGAGCAAGCGCGTCCAAGGCAAGACCAAACGCAGCAAGATTGtccacaagaagaaaaactGGAAGATTTATGACGAGGACATAGTGGAGAAATGTGGTGAAATGTTTGCGCCCTATAGGAGCATCTTTATGTTTATTCTCTGGAGGTTATCCAGCACCAACATCGATGCTCTGGCCAAGCGGGAGAAGGACTTTGTTGCAAAGTga
- the COX15 gene encoding Cox15p (similar to uniprot|P40086 Saccharomyces cerevisiae YER141W COX15 Protein required for the hydroxylation of heme O to form heme A which is an essential prosthetic group for cytochrome c oxidase), with amino-acid sequence MFGSLLRNSGPRLSLGSALASRILTRTSIARPSLFSRWSSPARAKNVQVSRGLFTGTTLRQAAATIKKQPAKNLLNSSKSVGYWLVGTSGLVFGIVVLGGLTRLTESGLSITEWKPVTGTLPPMNEQEWLEEFAKYRESPEFQQLNSHIDLDEFKFIFFMEWVHRLWGRAIGLVFVLPAVYFAAARKTSPRVNRRIFSLSLLLGLQGFIGWWMVKSGLDKEQLKERNSKPTVSQYRLTTHLGTAFLLYMGMLWTGIEILKEAKWIKNPAKALGVFAKLDNPAVTPLRRSALGLLALTFVTAMTGGLVAGLDAGLIYNTFPHMGDDWIPSKRELLDPNFARKDDDSDLLWRNMLENPTTVQLNHRIFATITFFSVFGMHMWCNRMKHVLPKNAIKSMHSMMGVATLQVALGIFTLLYLVPVSLGSLHQAGAIALLTNALVFASQLRKPRVPMRILVGGLSTKANSNAGSKILTEASRLAK; translated from the coding sequence ATGTTCGGGAGCCTGCTCAGAAATTCAGGGCCAAGGCTCAGCTTGGGTTCAGCCCTTGCATCGCGAATTTTGACTAGAACCTCGATTGCACGGCCTTCACTCTTTTCTAGGTGGTCATCTCCAGCAAGAGCCAAAAATGTCCAAGTAAGTAGAGGGCTTTTCACTGGAACAACCTTGAGACAGGCTGCTGCAACTATAAAGAAACAGCCTGCCAAAAATctcttgaactcttcaaaaagcgtGGGCTATTGGCTTGTGGGTACATCGGGCCTTGTATTCGGGATAGTTGTGTTGGGTGGTCTTACGAGATTAACAGAATCAGGACTTAGTATAACTGAGTGGAAACCTGTTACAGGTACCCTACCGCCAATGAATGAACAAGAATGGCTGGAGGAGTTTGCGAAGTATCGGGAGTCTCCTGAGTTTCAGCAACTTAACTCACACATCGATCTAGACGAGTTCAAATTTATCTTCTTTATGGAGTGGGTGCATAGATTATGGGGTCGCGCCATTGGTTTAGTCTTTGTCCTCCCTGCAGTTTATTTCGCAGCCGCTAGGAAGACTTCTCCACGTGTCAACAGAAGAATCTTCTCACTGTcacttcttcttggcctaCAAGGATTTATCGGGTGGTGGATGGTCAAGTCTGGACTTGACAAAGAACAACTCAAAGAAAGGAATTCAAAGCCCACAGTCTCTCAGTATAGACTAACGACTCATCTGGGCACAGCGTTTTTACTCTACATGGGTATGCTATGGACTGGAATagagattttgaaggaagctAAGTGGATCAAGAACCCAGCAAAGGCTCTCGGCGTGTTTGCCAAACTTGATAATCCCGCAGTTACTCCTTTGCGTAGGAGCGCCCTGGGACTTTTGGCTTTGACTTTTGTTACAGCGATGACGGGTGGGCTTGTTGCTGGCTTAGACGCTGGTTTAATCTACAACACTTTCCCCCATATGGGAGACGACTGGATTCCTAGCAAGAGAGAATTACTTGACCCTAACTTTGCTAGAAAAGACGACGATAGCGACCTACTTTGGAGAAACATGTTAGAGAATCCAACCACAGTGCAGCTCAACCATAGGATTTTTGCCACGATTACTTTCTTCAGTGTGTTTGGCATGCACATGTGGTGTAACAGGATGAAGCACGTTTTGCCTAAAAACGCTATCAAGTCCATGCACTCTATGATGGGCGTTGCAACTCTTCAAGTGGCACTGGGAATATTCACCCTGTTATACTTGGTGCCAGTCTCATTAGGCTCCCTTCATCAAGCCGGAGCCATTGCATTGCTGACTAACGCGCTCGTTTTCGCATCTCAGTTGCGTAAACCTAGAGTGCCCATGAGAATTTTGGTTGGGGGGCTTTCCACGAAGGCGAATTCAAATGCGGGAAGCAAAATTTTGACCGAAGCATCCAGATTGGCAAAATGA
- the EMP65 gene encoding Emp65p (similar to uniprot|P40085 Saccharomyces cerevisiae YER140W Hypothetical ORF): MTKRISKPKKPKRSVHWKYIKEILLAEFEVKDAKRKDQSAEDDQREAEEAEHEMEQILNMLRLFLHMEKLMLFSLLACLNAFLYYFTTFPARLLYNFVGRKKLRQADREFNLLALIALASLVLFRVDTSRVYHRIKGQSAIKLYMMFGVLEMCDKMLSSVGQSLMVIVQTKRTRQTKLQKALLNMCALGYLSCHGYILMYETIALNVAVNSYSNSLLTLLLSMQFAEIKASVFKRFDKEGLFQITISDIIERFQMVILLTIIALRNLVATSTSFSTLIPDSWSWNSTSSIVVGILCGPVLTVVGSEILVDWIKHAYITKFNRIRPQMYDTYLRIISHDHMCNLQKLQIRLGLPVPALVVLFIVMIRPSLKIGLFEVSTSVAGSVAMVLMAFVCLFLTKFVLYLVLARWSQAMQANGLTGSTDTKVTEEMYVPGTPSSGMGKIDEQLRAQLHATDAQQIDTKQKQASVPPSSNEIRAQRDSKRNLKNVTRYKMVSKRIW; the protein is encoded by the coding sequence ATGACCAAACGGATCTCCAAGCCCAAGAAACCCAAAAGATCGGTTCATTGGAAGTACATTAAGGAGATCTTACTGGCTGAGTTTGAGGTTAAGGATGCTAAGCGGAAAGATCAGTCGGCAGAAGATGACCAGAGGGAggcagaagaagcagagcatGAGATGGAGCAGATTCTTAACATGCTACGTCTGTTCCTACATATGGAGAAGTTGATGCTGTTTTCACTCTTAGCATGTCTCAACGCGTTTCTTTACTACTTCACAACATTCCCAGCGCGGCTTCTTTACAACTTCGTAGggaggaagaagttgcgtCAAGCTGATAGAGAGTTCAATTTACTAGCCTTAATTGCTCTTGCTTCCTTGGTGCTCTTTAGGGTCGATACTTCGAGAGTTTATCACAGGATCAAAGGTCAAAGTGCTATCAAACTTTACATGATGTTTGGTGTACTTGAAATGTGCGACAAAATGCTGTCTTCCGTCGGACAGAGCTTGATGGTAATAGTACAGACGAAAAGGACACGTCAGACTAAGCTACAGAAAGCATTGCTCAACATGTGCGCGTTGGGGTATCTTTCTTGTCATGGATACATTTTGATGTACGAGACCATTGCGCTCAACGTCGCAGTGAATTCATACTCGAATTCCCTTTTAACCCTCTTACTTTCAATGCAGTTTGCTGAAATCAAGGCAAGTGTTTTCAAGCGCTTTGATAAGGAGGGTTTGTTTCAAATTACAATTTCCGACATAATCGAAAGATTTCAAATGGTAATTCTATTGACAATTATCGCACTACGCAATCTTGTTGCAACTAGTACATCATTTTCGACCCTAATTCCAGATTCGTGGTCTTGGaattcaacttcttccaTCGTGGTTGGAATTCTGTGCGGTCCTGTTTTGACTGTTGTTGGAAGCGAGATATTGGTGGACTGGATAAAACACGCCTACATCACGAAATTCAACCGAATTAGACCTCAGATGTACGACACGTACCTAAGAATTATCTCTCATGACCACATGTgcaatcttcaaaaactccagATACGGCTTGGACTCCCAGTTCCTGCTCTCGTAGTACTGTTTATCGTGATGATCAGaccttctttgaaaatagGGTTATTTGAAGTCTCAACTTCGGTTGCAGGAAGTGTGGCTATGGTGTTAATGGCatttgtttgtttgtttcTCACAAAGTTTGTTCTGTATCTAGTGCTAGCGAGATGGTCGCAGGCAATGCAAGCAAATGGTCTTACGGGTAGTACAGATACAAAGGTAACGGAAGAGATGTATGTTCCGGGGACACCGTCATCAGGAATGGGCAAGATTGACGAGCAGTTACGCGCTCAGCTTCACGCTACAGACGCGCAGCAAATCGAcacaaaacaaaagcagGCATCTGTCCCTCCAAGCTCTAATGAAATTCGAGCCCAAAGAGATTCCAAGCGCAACTTGAAGAACGTCACGCGTTACAAAATGGTTTCGAAGCGCATATGGTGA
- the RTR2 gene encoding putative protein-serine/threonine phosphatase (similar to uniprot|P40084 Saccharomyces cerevisiae YER139C Hypothetical ORF): MSGVNDIKELVLKPYQSHRQLSIKEADTISLELLDLFSQSNCKDKETLKYIANFLTVETYHDLIDERNLNKRCGYPVCNRSQNRVRDPYGGNMMAKKFLQQNNPYAYLSSYCSKFHYRCSQFYEIQLTDEALFVRIGIHLDNQEQNGSQKHEITLLEDLMQSEQPDQQDLMSIVNGIGQLNIEQSQPSSREELEKDLSDWLSQIKIVENESPSIMGDILKEEPR; encoded by the coding sequence ATGTCGGGCGTTAATGATATCAAGGAACTGGTACTGAAGCCTTATCAAAGTCATCGTCAGCTAAGTATTAAGGAAGCGGATACAATCTCGCTGGAGCTATTAGACTTGTTTAGTCAATCAAACTGTAAGGATAAGGAGACATTGAAGTACATTGCTAATTTCTTAACAGTTGAAACATATCACGACTTAATAGATGAGAGGAATCTCAACAAGAGGTGCGGATACCCGGTGTGCAACCGGAGCCAAAATAGAGTGCGGGATCCGTATGGCGGAAATATGATGGCAAAGAAGTTTCTGCAACAAAACAACCCATATGCTTATCTTTCGAGCTACTGCAGCAAGTTCCATTACAGGTGTTCACAGTTTTACGAGATCCAGCTAACAGACGAGGCGCTTTTCGTTAGAATCGGCATTCATTTAGAtaatcaagaacaaaacGGCTCTCAGAAGCATGAAATTACTTTGCTTGAAGACTTGATGCAATCAGAGCAGCCCGATCAGCAGGACCTAATGTCTATTGTTAATGGCATAGGTCAATTAAACATAGAGCAAAGCCAACCTTCATCAAGggaagagctggagaaggATTTAAGCGACTGGCTTTCccaaatcaaaattgtgGAAAATGAGAGTCCTTCAATAATGGGAGATATTCtaaaagaagaaccaagATGA
- the RRG1 gene encoding Rrg1p (similar to uniprot|Q6Q5U4 Saccharomyces cerevisiae YDR065W Hypothetical ORF) — protein sequence MVLHFSNLARHKTFVLHWYRYTLRNVARQTFSWHLKARVKDITRTTIVKHKSDKSSWSIYILLRDLKALNGFLRNKKTAAAWRLLTLYSKKPLRSGASSPSVALEHSPPLQDPETVRNSHIIHSYIVERQQKNLLPLEIPAEYKTLLLLPLALHDHALKRLHLIESKLVRGPPKVSVNYTSAGKARIWFLRTAVNKNQRQSKALGQIIRREKRKNQKNIDYWEKCRVNGIWAWHEAAWEHLMETNTMLTESPAKYFDNERSRKRAASDGTSVKAVAEWLDPVFSSLDMLQAQSAEQAAYFEQYKHNTVLQGLQQFFARKSDKMYQNRKKRFESLLENDLPFVTPYFSQQNLATVMKSHKF from the coding sequence ATGGTCTTACACTTTAGCAACCTAGCGCGGCACAAAAcatttgttcttcattgGTACCGCTATACCCTTCGAAATGTTGCCAGGCAGACATTCTCGTGGCATCTGAAGGCTCGAGTAAAAGATATCACACGAACCACGATAGTCAAGCATAAGAGCGACAAGTCTAGTTGGAGCATATACATACTTCTGCGTGATCTCAAAGCGCTTAACGGGTTTCTTAGAAATaagaaaacagcagctGCATGGCGACTGCTCACTTtatattccaaaaagcctCTAAGATCCGGGGCGAGCTCTCCTTCGGTAGCACTCGAACACTCTCCTCCATTACAGGATCCTGAAACTGTCAGAAACAGTCATATTATTCACTCTTACATCGTTGAACGACAACAGAAAAACCTTCTTCCCCTAGAAATTCCGGCTGAGTACAAGACGTTGCTTCTCCTGCCGCTTGCATTACACGATcatgctttgaaaaggctgCACTTAATTGAGTCCAAACTGGTTCGGGGTCCGCCCAAAGTTTCTGTTAATTACACATCGGCTGGGAAAGCCAGGATATGGTTTCTACGAACCGCGGtcaacaaaaaccaaagacaGTCAAAAGCGTTAGGACAAATAATCCGTCGTGAGAAGCGTAAAAACCAGAAAAATATTGATTATTGGGAGAAATGTCGTGTGAATGGAATTTGGGCATGGCACGAAGCTGCTTGGGAACATCTTATGGAAACGAATACTATGTTAACAGAGAGCCCAGCCAAATATTTTGACAATGAACGCAGTAGAAAGCGTGCGGCGAGCGACGGTACTAGTGTTAAAGCCGTAGCGGAGTGGCTTGATCCCGTCTTCTCCTCCCTTGATATGTTGCAAGCCCAGAGCGCCGAACAGGCTGCCTATTTTGAGCAATACAAACACAACACGGTTCTACAAGGCCTGCAGCAGTTTTTTGCTCGCAAAAGCGACAAAATGTACCAAAACCGAAAAAAGCGGTTCGAAAGTTTACTTGAAAACGACCTACCTTTTGTGACGCCCTATTTCAGTCAGCAAAACCTTGCCACTGTAATGAAATCCCacaagttttga
- the RPS13 gene encoding 40S ribosomal protein uS15 (highly similar to uniprot|P05756 Saccharomyces cerevisiae YDR064W RPS13 Protein component of the small (40S) ribosomal subunit; has similarity to E. coli S15 and rat S13 ribosomal proteins): MGRMHSSGKGISSSAIPYSRNAPAWFKTSPEAIVEQIIKYARKGLTPSQIGVLLRDAHGVTQTRFITGNKIMRILKSNGLAPEIPEDLYYLIKKAVSVRKHLERNRKDKDAKFRLILIESRIHRLARYYRTVSVLPPNWKYESATASALVN, encoded by the exons ATGGGTCGCATGCACTCTTCC GGTAAAGGTATCTCCTCTTCTGCTATTCCATACTCCAGAAACGCTCCAGCTTGGTTCAAGACCTCCCCAGAGGCCATTGTTGAGCAGATCATCAAGTACGCCAGAAAGGGTTTGACTCCATCTCAGATTGGTGTCTTGTTGAGAGATGCTCACGGTGTCACCCAGACCCGTTTCATCACTGGTAACAAGATCATGAGAATCTTGAAGTCCAACGGTTTGGCTCCAGAGATCCCAGAGGACTTGTACTACTTGATTAAGAAGGCTGTCTCTGTCAGAAAGCACTTGGAGAGAAACAGAAAGGACAAGGACGCTAAGTTCAGATTGATTTTGATCGAGTCCAGAATCCACAGATTGGCTAGATACTACAGAACCGTCTCTGTCTTGCCACCAAACTGGAAGTACGAGTCTGCCACTGCCTCTGCTTTGGTTAACTAG
- the AIM7 gene encoding Aim7p (similar to uniprot|Q12156 Saccharomyces cerevisiae YDR063W Hypothetical ORF): protein MSSLYHISTETKNTIRKYRTATARSESLQALVIKIEPKPSCEIIIDDDEELREASSLEELGEELPDNAPRYVLLCYPMTTADGRKQTPLVLLYWKPATVVSQEWKMLYAGALEMVRSECGVSKVIEVATGLEDEDEIEELKEQIQG from the coding sequence ATGTCATCGCTGTACCATATTTCCACTGAAACGAAAAACACTATCAGGAAGTACCGTACCGCCACAGCTAGATCTGAGTCTCTGCAGGCGCTAGTTATCAAGATCGAGCCCAAACCTTCGTGTGAGATCATCATAgacgatgacgaagaaTTACGCGAAGCAAGCTCCTTAGAAGAGCTGGGCGAGGAGCTGCCAGACAATGCACCCCGTTACGTGCTTTTGTGCTATCCTATGACAACTGCAGACGGGCGCAAGCAGACTCCGTTAGTTCTCCTTTATTGGAAACCGGCTACTGTTGTTTCCCAAGAGTGGAAAATGCTATATGCCGGCGCGCTTGAGATGGTTAGAAGCGAGTGCGGTGTCAGCAAGGTTATTGAAGTGGCCACTGGACTagaggatgaggatgaAATTGAGGAGCTAAAGGAGCAGATACAGGGTTAG
- the LCB2 gene encoding serine C-palmitoyltransferase LCB2 (highly similar to uniprot|P40970 Saccharomyces cerevisiae YDR062W LCB2 Component of serine palmitoyltransferase responsible along with Lcb1p for the first committed step in sphingolipid synthesis which is the condensation of serine with palmitoyl-CoA to form 3-ketosphinganine), with product MSSISNTKVPLFGPAKQSVEHKKNNEFGPLTSDEYLYQVHSRNGEPLRDPVLDAPPYYVVVITYLNYLILIILGHIHDYLGMTFQKEKHRELLEKDGLAPWFSKFESFYVRRLKLRIDDCFSRPTTGVPGRFITCIDRISHDLNSYYTHPGTTTMCLNLSSYNYLGFAQSEGKCTDNAIASVDKYGLTAGGPRAQAGTSDLHLETEKLVARFVGKEDAMVFSMGYSTNANFFNSILDSKCLVISDELNHTSIRTGVRLSGTAVKAFKHNDMEALEKLIKEQIVQGQPKTHRPWKKILICVEGLFSMEGTMCNLPKLIELKNKYKCYLFVDEAHSIGAIGPQGRGVCDYFGINPSEVDIMMGTFTKSFGAAGGYIAADKKVIDKLRCDLTIPNYGESVPAPILAQTSASLRIITGELNPGEGLERLQRIAFNSRYLRLALQRLGFIVYGIADSPVVPMLLYAPSKMPAFSRMMLQRKIAVVVVAYPATPLIESRVRFCVSAALTKEDIDYLLRHVNEVGEKLFLKVSTGKAGGSLDGKPPRWDIEEVIRRTPSDCKDDKYFLI from the coding sequence GATCCCGTCCTGGACGCACCTCCTTACTATGTGGTTGTTATCACATACTTGAACTACCTGATACTTATTATACTCGGGCATATCCATGACTATCTGGGAATGACATTccagaaagaaaagcaccgcgagcttttggaaaaggaTGGTCTCGCTCCGTGGTTCTCAAAATTTGAGAGTTTTTACGTGAGGAGGCTGAAGCTAAGGATTGACGACTGTTTCTCTAGACCAACCACTGGAGTTCCAGGCAGATTCATTACATGTATTGACAGAATTTCCCATGACCTTAACAGTTACTACACTCACCCAGGAACCACCACCATGTGTCTAAATCTATCTTCGTACAACTACTTGGGATTCGCACAGAGCGAAGGCAAATGTACAGACAACGCTATTGCAAGTGTCGACAAATATGGCCTGACCGCAGGGGGTCCTAGAGCCCAGGCGGGTACTTCAGACCTTCATCTGGAAACcgagaagcttgttgcGAGATTTGTTGGCAAGGAAGACGCGATGGTGTTCTCTATGGGTTACAGTACAAATgccaatttcttcaattctaTCTTGGACTCCAAATGTCTCGTCATTTCCGATGAGCTTAACCACACTTCTATTAGAACCGGTGTCCGTTTATCTGGTACCGCGGTGAAGGCGTTTAAGCACAATGACATGGAGGCTTTGGAGAAATTGATTAAGGAGCAGATTGTTCAGGGTCAGCCTAAGACTCACAGGCCttggaagaaaattttgatttgcGTAGAAGGCCTCTTTTCCATGGAGGGAACAATGTGCAATCTGCCCAAGTTAATCgaattgaaaaacaaatataAATGCTATCTTTTTGTGGATGAGGCGCACTCTATTGGTGCTATAGGCCCTCAAGGTCGCGGAGTGTGTGACTACTTTGGTATTAACCCTTCCGAGGTCGATATTATGATGGGAACTTTCACAAAATCTTTCGGCGCGGCCGGCGGCTACATTGCAGCTGATAAGAAGGTGATTGACAAGTTGAGGTGTGACCTGACAATTCCAAATTACGGTGAATCTGTTCCTGCCCCCATTCTCGCGCaaacttctgcttctcttcGGATCATCACTGGTGAACTCAACCCAGGCGAAGGTCTCGAAAGACTGCAACGTATTGCTTTCAACTCGAGATATCTAAGACTAGCTTTGCAAAGATTGGGCTTCATTGTTTATGGCATTGCTGACTCGCCAGTGGTACCCATGCTATTGTATGCTCCTTCCAAGAtgccagctttttcaagaatgaTGTTGCAAAGAAAGATAGCTGTAGTGGTTGTGGCATACCCCGCGACTCCATTGATCGAGTCTCGAGTTAGATTCTGCGTTTCTGCTGCATTAACCAAAGAGGACATAGACTACCTTCTACGTCATGTCAACGAGGTTGGCGAAAAGTTATTCCTCAAGGTGAGCACCGGCAAAGCAGGTGGTTCGCTCGACGGCAAACCTCCAAGGTGGGATATTGAAGAGGTCATCAGGCGTACACCATCAGACTGCAAGGATGATAAGTACTTTTTGATATAG